CAGTTTACCCCGTGTGGGCAGTACTCTAGGTGCAGGGGGAGGGTGTAGAACTAGACACTAGACGAGTGGAGTGGGCCGACAGACAGACCTCTCTCACCCTGGGAGAGGGCAGGATGCCCAGAGGACGTGTGACTCAGCTGGCAATGGGGGACGGACATCAAGGTGGgtgaaggaaatataaataaacacactCCTTGGGAGTCTGGGGGGACATCCAAACCCTGCTCTGGCTCCAGGTGGCTGCCCCGAATGCTGCCAGCAGCACCCGGCAGTGGGCTTGGGCTCAGGTCCTGGGAGGAGGGGCCATGTTCAAGCAGCCCCCGGCCACCCAATCCCAGGCACAGCCCAGAGTGCACAATCAGAAGTGGCTGGAGGTGGCAATCCTGATCCCACCTGTCCACTGGGCTGGGCTTAGCCCTTGGGGCCTCTTGCAGGGTCTGAGAGGGGCTGCTCAGCCGGCGCTGCCTCATCCTTGCCCCGGGCTCCGGTCACAGTGCTGGGGTCTGGGGTTCAAGCCTCAGGCAGCAGCTACGACACGTTTCCGAAGGAAGCTATGGGGTggatgggggtgaggaggggcggGGATCTCTGGCATCATCCGCTCTGTCCTGGGTGCAAGATGGCCCTTACTGGGGTCCCACAGCCACCCTCCTGAGGTCAACCTACCCACCCTATGCTCAGGGGCCTTGCAGCCCAGCCCCCCAGACCGCTCTAGTGGCTCTGGCACTGCTGGTTCCTCCCACTGACCTTGGCTGAGCAGCTGCAGGCTCCGCCCCTCCTCGCGCACCTGCAGGCGCAGCACCTGCTGCAGCACCTCCTGCCGCTGCGCCTCCTGCGCCAGCCCCATCCGCTGCAGCTTCTCCGCGTTCAGCCGCAGCAGCGCCCGGcctgagagggaggggagggggtcaaGCCGAGGTCAGCACCCAGGGACTATCAAGagccaaggcagagagagagagagaagggggagagggacAACACGGAGAGactcaaagacagagaaagagagggagacagaggactGTGGGGGGAGAGACGGAtagaaattcagagagacaggGAAAGCAGGGAGAGGGTCAGAGGAAAGATAAGGATGGATAGAGACGGAGCAGAGAACAGCTGGATGAAGACAGAATCAACGACTgggagaaacaaggaaagattCTGCAAAGAGACAAAGACCTGGAAGGAGAGGTTGGCtcaggaggaagcagaagagagggaaacagcaagagaaacaaaggcaGGCTGGGTGTGGGGAAGGAGCTCTCCTGGGGAGCCCtgcaccctccccaccctcagccccccaGAGAGGCACCCGTGATGGCGTGTTGGGAGAAGGCCTCCACGTAGACGAGGTAGTTGTGGGGACAGTGCTTCTTGAGCCACTTGCAGACGTCCTGCTGACTCCACAGGACCACGGGCCTCGTCAGGCCACCCAGTGAGGGACTCGTGTGGTACAGGCCATAGTGCTCAGCGTACAGCCGGCCCTGCAGGGGAGAGGGGTGGCAGGTGGAGTGAGGTCATGGGGAGGGCAGGATCTGAGGTGGGTACAGTGGGTGGGTACCTGGGGGGCCTCTGTGCCAGGCTGCTGCAGGAGCTTGACTGGCCGGTCGCCAGCTGCCCTCTGGCTGCGGGAGTCATGCCAGGTGAGGCTGGTGCCTGGCGTCCTAGGCAGGTGGCAGGGGATGCTCTCTGCCGACACTGTGTGCTCCAGGAGGGTCCGGCAGAAGCTGAAGTGGGCAGTGGCTGTAGAGCAGGGGTGGCTGGTCAGAGTGGTCAAGGGCAAGGCCAGAGGTTCCTCTCCCTGTGAGCAGCTCCCTGCTCAGCCCATCTCCCTTCCACTTTCCCATTTAGAGGTTCCCAAGCCCccaaaggcagaaggaagagtgtAAGAGCTGTCTTGAAGACCCCACCCAGCCAAGATGAAGAACTGGAAACACCTTTCCCCTCCGAGTCCACAGTCTGTGCTTTGGGGAACAGGATGGATTCTGCTTAGATTAGAGAGAGGATGTGTCCCCAGGGGGCCTAAGACTTGCAGCCAGGCCAGGGGCCCTCCTGGGACAGCCTTGACTTCACCCTTGCCTTGGGCTGGTACATGCCCCACCAGACCAGGGCATACACATAGGACCTGCCTTCGAGGAAACAGTGTCCCCAATATCCTGGGAGGCCCTGTGTGGTGGAGAGGCACCTCTGGGTGCACTGCCCATCCTTGTTGAAGGCACTCAGTCTCTGCAGCCGTACCTGGTGTTTGAGGCTTGGCTGCTGCATTTCTGTGCTCACTAGCTGTGACTCATCTCCAAGAGGCCTGAACTCTGGGCAAGCCAACAACAAGgatccctgctccccacctcccacagggACCCCGGCCTAGGACAGCTCCTGTGTCAGGGTCCTGCGGGCATGGGCTGCTTAGCACAGGTATGCAGGGTGCAGCCATGTGCCCCGGGGACCCATGGTGATGccttctgctctctcttcccaCACCAACCTCATCACTCTCGTCAAGTTTTAGTTTTACCGTCATTTCTGGGCTCGTTGCTGACAAGAGTCAGGGAGGGCAGACACCTGGATGGGCCTCTCCCAAGACCTTCCAGAGGTCTTGATGCACAGAAGCTGCCCGGAAATATTGTGAGTGGATGAATGGAGGCTCTGAGTGGTGTCCACAAGTCAATAGAACCCTGGGGAGAGACTGGAAGCTGCACCCAGGCTTGCCCCCGTCTTTATAGCATCCAGGCCCTGACTCAGCAGGCAGGATCAGGTTCTGAGCCCCTAGcccttgccccccaccccaacagAGTGAGAGAGTCCCTCCCGTGGACACAGCACCCAACCCCCACTGAGGGCAGGTTCTGGCCATGTGCCCAGGAGGTCTCAGGAATGAGGGGAACCCCATAACATTCCTCCGACTTAGCACCCCCTCCCCATTCTTGCAACTTTCTGGAATCCGGATGACCCAGGTGACTAAATTTCAGGTCTAGCGTCAGAGAGGGTGTGGCCAGTGTGGCCGTCGCCCCAAGTGGCTTCTAGTACGGCGAAAGAAGACTTATTCTAGGCCGCCACCTTTCAGGGTACAGGCAGCCGGGTCACGAGGCCTCGCCCCGCGGGAGGCCCGGCAGGAGCGGGAGCGCGCAGTTTCGCAGTTTCGGGAGGACCAGTCAGCCGCCTCTCCGCGCCGCACCTGTCCCGGGCCAGCCGGGCCCCGCCCATTTCCTGCCCGCACTAGGGGAGGGATCTCTGTCCGTCCGTCCGTCTGTCCACcggtcctccctccctcccagctctaaCGTCACAATTCCAGTAGGAAATGGGGCGGGGGCATCCGAGCCTGACTATGGCCTCAGCCCCCTCTCGGCCCCACTGCAAGGGCTGGGGAGGGTTTTTTCCACGCGAAGGAAGAAGTGATCACAGGGTGGTGCCCCCCTGGGGACAGGAGTCCCAGCCGGTCACCTCCCCCAAACCAAGGAGCGCTGATCCCCAAGGCCTGAGGCTGCCCCCTCAGCGCGGGACAAAGACACCGGGGACCCCATTCGCCCAGAACGCGCCCCGCACTCTGCGCGCCGCCGCGGCTCGGAGTCCGCTAGGTCTCGCCCCTGTCTCTCTCGGCCCCCGAGCCCCCAGCCCGCGATATCCCCCGCCCCTGTCCAGGCCCGCTCACCGTCCACATCCCGGCGCTCCCCGAAGCCGGCGCGCACAGCCCCGGCGCGGCCTCGCGGGGGGCTCAGCTTGGTCCTCAGTTCCGTGAACATGGGGCCCGCGGTCCCAGGCCCACGCACACGCCCCTCGCCGGGCGCAGGGCGGCCGGTGTGGCCGGCGGGGAACgcgcgccgccgccccgccccgccggccccGCGCCCGAGCCAGTCCCAGCGCCCGAGCCGGTCCCCGCCCCACCGGCCCCGCGCCCGAGCCGGTCCCCGCGCCCCGCGAGTCTGCGCGGCGAGGCACCTGCCGCTGAGCCCAGAGTGCCAGGCGCGCTCCGGGAGCTGCGAGGTGTGTCGGCGGCGCGCGGGTCTGCGTAGGCAAAGGGTGTCAGAGCAGGGGGCGTCCGTGCGCACCTGGGCATGCCTCCAAGGACGAGTGACCCTGTGCACCTACAGGAGGTCCAGGCGCCTGAGGGAGCTTCTGAGCCAGCGAAGTAAAGATGCATTCGTCCCCTCTGTGGGTGTGGCAGGGTGAGGCGGGCATCCTACCTGCTCCTGGGACCTTCTGCCCACTGGGGCCCAGGTCAAAGGCCAGACCCTCTCCCAACCACTTCCCTCCCCATTCCTACCCCAATTTACTCACTTCTTTACTCAGCATTCTTCAGACCTCTCCAGAGGTCTCTCCCTCAAATGGGCACTTGCTTCCCCAGAAAAGCCAGTTTGACCGTCTCTTACCCCCCACACTGTGAACTCCAGGAGGACAACCAGggtctctccccttccctctatAGCCCCCAAATCTGACTCAGTGCCCAGGATGTGGTATTGAAATAGGTGTGGCTGGggactgggaggagagagaaactcCAAGGAGGCTGCAGTAGGCAGGAGGAATGCATTTGCTTCAGGACCTCAGTAAGGAGTGCtagggtgggctgggggctgcctggTCCAGCAGAAGGCCATTGCAACCAGCTGAGTTTTGCCTGCTCTGCCAGGAGCCTGAGTGCTCCTCCTAGGAGTGTGTGTGGGCCAGCACATGTCCCACAGCAGAGTGAGCAAAGGTGCACATGGACATGCAGAAATGTGTGCAGAGTGCAGTTATGCATGTCCACCTAAGACGAGCACAGGTGATCTGACCTGGACCCCTGTCCACCGATAGACCAGTAAGGATTTTTGGGAACGCACAGTGACTGCTGACGCCCACTACTGACTTGTTTACATAGATCTgctgcatttatttcttttagtcaGTTAGCTCATTGGGGCTGAGTTCCCACTCTCACTGGAATGTGCCGGGTCTGGTGGGGGTGTGACTGGGGCCTGTACAGGGACAGTGGCCCAAGTGGGGCCAGGCATCTGAGCGCTGAGAGCAAGGGCAGCAGTCTGCACACAGGCACATGCAGCCAGATGTGCCCGCAATCACGACACATACACCTGCACAAGCCGGACCCTGGAAACTGGATAGGTGTGCACCTGCGCTCAGACGCGTTAGGGCCTGCCTAGGGCCAGGGAGACTCTAAAGGGCAGGGTGGGCGGCCAGGGCTGCATCGCAGGGTCCCTGGCGGCCCGGCAGGCTCAGAGGAGAGGACCCATGGGTCCCGCTCGGACAGGGGGCCTCCTCGGCAAGGCATCGAGAGCACGTAGTAAGCAAGGATGCACCAGGCTGTTTTGAGCTCCCGCCTGATCTGCCCAGGATGGTGTCACCTCCTCGCCCGCCCGCCTCACCACAAACAGGCGTGCCCGCGCATGCGCCTGCCGCATCTCTGCCTCTTAGCCGCCGCCGGAAGTCGCCGGAAAACGCTTTTCCGGAACTTCCGTCTCGGGAATTCAAGGCGGGCGGGGCCTCGTGCGGACCGCGCTCTCTGCTTCCGGGGCGCGGGTGACGCCGAGCCCGTGAAGTGAGGCGAAACCGCGGACGTCTCGGGGTTTTCGCCTCTGGCTGCGGCCTCCGTCCTTTCGCTTCCAGATCTTCGTCGTCCCCGGCGCCATGAACAAGAAGAAGAAGCCGTTCCTGGGCATGCCCGCGCCGCTCGGCTACGTGCCGGGCCTGGGCCGGGGGTGAGGTCTGGGGTGGGCGGCGCGGGCCGCGCGCTCttggggccggggccggggccgggggaaGAGACCGGGCCGGGCTGGGTCTGGGGTAGGGGCAGGGGCCCGGGGCAGAGGCCAAGGGCCCGGGCCGGGGCCGAGGCAGGGGCAGGCGCAGGGTGCCGACCCGGGCTAGACCGTTCTAACTGCCCGCAGTTCTTCCCGGGAGGCAGCCGGATTAGGGTAGCTCGCCGATGGCGACGAGGAAGACGAgaacaatgataaaaattaagCTACTAGGCAGTTTGGCTTAATCCTTGTAGGAAGAACAGTGCTTTGGGATTAGGACAGACGCGAGTATGAGTTCTGGCTGTACCGAAGAGGTGTGTGATTTGGGGTTTAACTGTGGGTTGGCCCGTTTTCTGGTCTGTAAGGTGGGTAATAACATCATTTTGCTGGTCTGCTCTGACGAGCGAGTGCATCACTGACACGTGGTTGGAACACCGTGGTTACCCTCCCTAGGCCAGGCAGACCCCTCAACCTGTCTTTTAAACATGAATGATCCTTTCCCGACATTCCGGGCTAGGTTCCTCTCTGTGGCCGCTGGTAGTGCCTCATTCTTTCCCTATAGTGTTGGTCGTGATATGCTGCTTGTTCGAACTCTGAGCTCCCCAGGGGCAGGGATGCCACCTGTGAGGCTTATGACTGGGTCTCCTATGCCTCTCTCACAGATGACTACCAcaagttgttgaataaatgagcagGCGTTAACATCCTATTTGTTGGATTATTCATTTGATTAGGAAAACTATTGGGTTTCTCTTGTTGGGGGTATTATGTTAGAATCTGTGAGACACACATAAGTCTAAGGTATTGACACTATTTTCAGAGGACCTGCTGTTTACTAGGAGATATGAGGTGTTTGCATAAATAAGTACATGAAGAGGAAGAGATTTAGAACTCTGGGGTTCCAGCGATCAGGGAATACTCTGTGGAGTGGCATTGGACCAAGTTTAGAAGGTGAGCTGGATTTAGGGATGGAGAGACGTGCCAAAGTTAGAGGAGGAACTGACATTTTGTGTGTTGGGCACTTGGCGTGGAGGACGATGAGGGAGTAGCAAGGAGTCTCTGACTGGAACATGTAGTGAATGGAGTGGAGCTACAGGAGGCCAGAGGGGTCAGATCTCCTGCAGGCACTGGAAAGACAGAAGTCTTCCGAATGCCACAGTCAGAGTGGCATCGAAGCGGAGGAAGGCTGCAGGAAGGGCTGGCTAACTTGGTTCCCAGCTGTGATGGGAGTCATGGTCTGGGGAGGAGGGCTTTTGAAGGTGGACTCAGTAGAACTTGGCAACAGAtgggatggagaaggaggaagagggaggcaaaGCTGATGCCATGGTGCCTGGGGTGGCACTGCTGTCATCAGCTGGGACAGCCCAGAGCAGCTGCAGGGCAGGCACGAAGAGGAAGTGTGATTGGGTCAAGTTGGGTCTTGGCGGGGGGATGACTAGCAGGTTGTTGGAAGTGGGAGGCTGGTGCTTGAGAAGGAGGGAGGTCTGCTGCCCTGGTGACTCTCAAGGAGAATGTGGGGTGGCAAAAGATAGTCTTGGTAACCTCCTCAGGTTAGGTCAGAAGATTTCTCCCCTGAACAGGCTAGTAATGTTAGAGAACGTGGCTGTGCGTAGTTCACTGCCATCTGGATCTTTGAGGTTTCCCAGAGGTGTTGGAAAAAGAGGGGTTGTCCAGTGACGACTGTGGAGGGCAGAACGTGGGAACAAGGTCACCCAGATAAAGGGGCTTCTCGGGGTCTTCTGCAGTGCCACTGGCTTTACCACCCGGTCGGACATTGGGCCTGCCCGGGATGCAAATGATCCTGTGGATGACCGCCATGCACCCCCCGGCAAGAGAACTGTCGGGGACCAGATGAAGAAAAGCCAGGCTGCGGATGATGACGACGAGGATCTGAATGACACCAACTATGACGAGGTGACTGGTGGTGGGCTCCCCGGCCAGTCTCCAGAAGGGCTGACCAGCTTGTTAACCCAGTGTGCTGTTGGCATCTGTGATGAGTGGCTGGGAGTGGCTGTTACATTTCATATTTTGGCTATTCAAGGAATATGTTTAGCAGCAGGTGAGAGGGgagcaggaaaaatacaaaaatgtacaCTTTTGTTGTCTCTTTAAAGGAGatgtcctggggccagccccgtggccaagtggttaagttcgaacgctCTGCgttggctgcccggggtttcgccagtttgaatcctgggcacggacatggcaccgctcatcaggccatgctgaggtggcagcccacatgccacagctggaaggacccacaactagaaaaaatatacaactatctaccgggAGATTTGGggggaataaggaaaaaaaataaaatctttaaaagagatgtcctggggctggcccagtgatatagtggttaagttgggtactctgctttggcagcccagggtttgcaggtttggattctgggcatggacctacacaccactcatcaagccatgctgtgatggcatcccacatacaaaatagaggaagatgggcacagatgttagcccagggaccaTTGtcctcataaaaaaagaaa
The Equus przewalskii isolate Varuska chromosome 21, EquPr2, whole genome shotgun sequence DNA segment above includes these coding regions:
- the SAMD10 gene encoding sterile alpha motif domain-containing protein 10 isoform X1, producing MPASPCHTHRGDECIFTSLAQKLPQAPGPPVGAQGHSSLEACPATAHFSFCRTLLEHTVSAESIPCHLPRTPGTSLTWHDSRSQRAAGDRPVKLLQQPGTEAPQGRLYAEHYGLYHTSPSLGGLTRPVVLWSQQDVCKWLKKHCPHNYLVYVEAFSQHAITGRALLRLNAEKLQRMGLAQEAQRQEVLQQVLRLQVREEGRSLQLLSQASFGNVS
- the SAMD10 gene encoding sterile alpha motif domain-containing protein 10 isoform X2; the protein is MFTELRTKLSPPRGRAGAVRAGFGERRDVDATAHFSFCRTLLEHTVSAESIPCHLPRTPGTSLTWHDSRSQRAAGDRPVKLLQQPGTEAPQGRLYAEHYGLYHTSPSLGGLTRPVVLWSQQDVCKWLKKHCPHNYLVYVEAFSQHAITGRALLRLNAEKLQRMGLAQEAQRQEVLQQVLRLQVREEGRSLQLLSQASFGNVS